The genomic stretch TATTGCGAAATACCATCAATTAGCCGACATATCAGAAGAAGCAATTAGTGAGTTTATGCAATTTAATGTAGTTCATAATGTATGGCCATTTTGGCGTGAACATGCATTCAGATCTGCAGCACAAGCGAAGCTACCAACCCCAATGATCTCTCTATTTAAACCGGCATCTGAATAAATGCCTAACAAGTTGCTAAATAAGGAAAATTACTACGGTCACGCTTTTTGCAAAAACACGCAAAAATAGCACCCTTGTAATTTCCTATTAGCAAAGCGTTAGAATCCAAAAGGAAGTTACATGGCAACCCCAAAAGTATTCGTTAGCTCTACCTGTTTCGATCTGGGTGAAATACGAGAGCAACTAAGACGCTTTATTCAATCATTCGGATTTGAAGCTGTACTCAGTGAGAATGGAGATGTGTTCTATCACCCGGAATTACATACTCATGAATCATGTATACACGAGATATCGAATTGTCAGCTTTTTATTCTAGTAATTGGAGGGCGATTTGGGGGCGAGTACGTTGCGGATAGAAAAAAATCCATTACTAATGCTGAGTACTTGGCAGCAAGGGAAAGTGGAATTCCGGTTTTTACATATGTAAGAAAAGGTGTTCTTTCAAATCATCATATTTATCAACAAAATAAGAAAAAAGAATTTGCTTCTGACATTGAGTATCCTGCTATCGAGAAACAAGAGTATGCCTTGAATATTTTCTCTTTTATAGATGACGTTCGAAGGTCACCAACCAACAATGCCTTTGAGGGTTTTGAAAGTTTTTCAGAAATAGAAAGCCATTTGAGGAAGCAATGGGCGGGTATGTTCTTTGATTTGCTGAAGTCGAGAGAAGTGAAATCACAAATTGACGCGACAAATCATCTAATTGAAGGGCTGAGTTCTTCTGGCAAAAAGCTAGAAAACTTAGTTAAAAGCCTCTATCTATCTTCAAATGAACCCGAGGCACAAAAAGAAATTGATTCAATTGACACGTACAGTGACGTATTGAAGTTTTTCGACAGGTCGATTAGACCTCACTGGACTTTAAAAGAACCATATCCGTTAGACACGACCAAAATGGATGTGGAGAGAATGGCCGCAGTCCCAGTTGAAGATCACACCTGGTATTCGTACCTTGTCGCATTAGGATTGTTTGAATATGACTTTTTTCCTGACGATGCAGACGAGAAAGAGGCTTTAAGTTTCTGCGCTGGGACTCATAGCCATCGAACATTTTCTCAATCGCTAGAAAACAAGGAGCTACAAAATCTATTTGAGAGCGGTATAAAAAAATCTACACAGGAACAAAGGTTGTCTGCTTTAAAAGAAATAGATGAAAAGTATGGGGAAATTGAATTCTAACAAGCGGCTTAAATTCGCTCCGTTTCACTCCGCCGGACGCTCACTACGTTCGCGCCGTTTAGCCGAGCGGTATAAATTCCATGGTCAATTTAAGCACATTGCTCCTTGCCTACCTTATTTAAGCCATAATTATTTGCTCTGAGTAACTTCAGCCGCACTCTTTTCTTAAAAACAGACATACTTCTATAAACAACTGTATGTCTGATAAACAACTGTATGTCTGATAAACAACTGTATGTCTGTTGGTTTGAGGTTACAGTTTCACTTTTCCTTTAATTATCCACCACAATGCCACTGGGCTTGATAGTTGCGCCAGTAACCGATGGATTTGCTATTGAGCGGTTGGCGAATTTGCAGCTTGCTGGCGGTGGCGCAGGCATGGGGCGTGTTGTAAAACTCCAAGCTGTTTTCTTGCCATGGCAGGTCACAAAAATCGTATAGGGCTTTCACTTCGGGGGCTTTGCGGCTCACCAGTTGTTCGTAGTGCTGTAATTTGACCTGTGCTGGGTATTTGTTGGCAAAGTGGGGGGCGAGCATGGCGTAGTCGTCGTAAAAGGCTTTGATATTGTCCAGTGAGAACGCGTAATGATGAAATGGGCTTTGCACTTGGTACGCTTGGCGGTAGTTGGCGATACAGCAGTCTTCTTTACCACGCAGCATTAAGATGATTTTGGCGCTCGGGAAGCAGGCTAAAATAAAGTCGATGTAGTAAAAGTTAAATGGCTGTTTATCGCAGCCTCGCGCATGCTGCCCTTTAAGTGATTGATATCTTTGAGCGTAACGCTCATAAAGGCCGTTGAGCGGCGCTTTTGCGGCGGCGGCCATAATACCTGGGCTTAGCACGGCTGGGTCTTGATTGCCGGCAATATGCTTGACGGCCAATGGCAAGTCATTGAGTTCTCCAAGCGAAGCCACCTCAGGGCTTTGTTGCAGTAGTTTATCCACCAAGGTGGTGCCAGAGCGCGGCATACCCATAACAAAAATCGGCGCTTGCTCCGAGTGTGCTAACTGGTTTAGCTCGGGCGCTTGAGTAATTAACGAGTGGCAAAAGGCTCGGTGCTTATCTGCCGCAAAGTGAATGTTGCTAGCGACGGCGTTTTTGCTTTGTTTGAAGCATTGAAAAGCCTGCTGGTACTGCTTTAACTTTTCATACTGTAATGCCATGGCATGGTACACAAGCTGTTGCTCGGTAGCCGGTCTTGGGGTGTCGAGTAGCGCTTGTAATTGCTCTATATGATCACCGGCTGCACTGGCGGGGCTTTGTTCGGCGAACATTAAATGCGCT from Pseudoalteromonas sp. UG3-2 encodes the following:
- a CDS encoding DUF4062 domain-containing protein, with the translated sequence MATPKVFVSSTCFDLGEIREQLRRFIQSFGFEAVLSENGDVFYHPELHTHESCIHEISNCQLFILVIGGRFGGEYVADRKKSITNAEYLAARESGIPVFTYVRKGVLSNHHIYQQNKKKEFASDIEYPAIEKQEYALNIFSFIDDVRRSPTNNAFEGFESFSEIESHLRKQWAGMFFDLLKSREVKSQIDATNHLIEGLSSSGKKLENLVKSLYLSSNEPEAQKEIDSIDTYSDVLKFFDRSIRPHWTLKEPYPLDTTKMDVERMAAVPVEDHTWYSYLVALGLFEYDFFPDDADEKEALSFCAGTHSHRTFSQSLENKELQNLFESGIKKSTQEQRLSALKEIDEKYGEIEF
- a CDS encoding tetratricopeptide repeat-containing sulfotransferase family protein — translated: MNSYTQHVQQLLQKQQISQAHQLVVENLQRNGDDHHSWYLLAEINKTAGDLAKARQILQKAAALAPLPLYLTELAKCYYQLGALDECQQTLEQLQYNDLDDAVVLDTLGNLHTRLGNYPQAHELYTRATALANNNPDILLNGAISHTVMAQPEQAEHLLQQALSVAPDHVKAHLMFAEQSPASAAGDHIEQLQALLDTPRPATEQQLVYHAMALQYEKLKQYQQAFQCFKQSKNAVASNIHFAADKHRAFCHSLITQAPELNQLAHSEQAPIFVMGMPRSGTTLVDKLLQQSPEVASLGELNDLPLAVKHIAGNQDPAVLSPGIMAAAAKAPLNGLYERYAQRYQSLKGQHARGCDKQPFNFYYIDFILACFPSAKIILMLRGKEDCCIANYRQAYQVQSPFHHYAFSLDNIKAFYDDYAMLAPHFANKYPAQVKLQHYEQLVSRKAPEVKALYDFCDLPWQENSLEFYNTPHACATASKLQIRQPLNSKSIGYWRNYQAQWHCGG